One Actinoplanes missouriensis 431 DNA segment encodes these proteins:
- a CDS encoding HAD-IIA family hydrolase: MSDHLAAGYDLVIFDLDGVVFLIDKPIPGAAEAVDRLRSGGTPIAYATNNASRRAADVATLLTGMGVSATPAEVLTSAGAAAALLAERFPAGAPVLVVGAEALRAEVRDAGLTPVGSAEDEPVAVVQGYGPEVGWKVLSEAALAVRAGAAWFATNTDRTLPSPRGPLPGNGSLVAVLRTALDREPDVVVGKPQPGLFTTAATLSRADRPLAVGDRLDTDIQGAVGAGMDSLLVLTGVSGPADLLAAPAERRPAFVAADLSGLFRPADEARVPATGGEAGGWRVSRDGDRAVLDGSGDPVDALRLLCGVTWDGVPVAAVEAGSPAAGELLRDWGV, from the coding sequence ATGAGCGACCACCTGGCCGCCGGCTACGACCTGGTCATCTTCGACCTGGACGGAGTCGTCTTCCTGATCGACAAACCGATCCCGGGAGCGGCCGAGGCGGTCGACCGGCTGCGTTCCGGCGGCACGCCGATCGCGTACGCGACGAACAACGCGTCGCGGCGGGCCGCCGACGTGGCCACGCTGCTGACCGGCATGGGTGTGAGCGCCACGCCGGCCGAGGTGCTCACCTCGGCCGGCGCGGCCGCCGCCCTGCTCGCCGAGCGGTTCCCGGCCGGTGCGCCGGTGCTGGTGGTCGGTGCGGAAGCGCTCCGGGCCGAGGTCCGCGACGCGGGTCTCACCCCGGTCGGCTCGGCCGAGGACGAGCCGGTCGCGGTGGTTCAGGGGTACGGCCCGGAGGTCGGCTGGAAGGTCCTGTCCGAGGCCGCGCTCGCGGTGCGGGCCGGGGCGGCCTGGTTCGCGACGAACACCGACCGGACCCTGCCCAGCCCGCGCGGCCCGCTGCCGGGCAACGGCTCGTTGGTCGCGGTGCTGCGCACGGCCCTGGACCGGGAGCCGGACGTGGTGGTCGGCAAACCGCAGCCGGGGCTGTTCACGACGGCCGCGACGCTGTCGCGGGCGGACCGGCCCCTGGCCGTCGGCGACCGGCTGGACACCGACATCCAGGGTGCGGTCGGCGCCGGGATGGACAGCCTGCTGGTGCTGACCGGTGTGAGCGGCCCGGCGGATCTGCTGGCCGCGCCCGCGGAGCGCCGGCCGGCATTCGTCGCTGCCGACCTGTCCGGGCTCTTCCGGCCCGCCGATGAGGCGCGCGTGCCGGCGACCGGCGGCGAGGCCGGTGGCTGGCGGGTCAGCCGGGACGGCGACCGTGCGGTGCTGGACGGCTCCGGTGACCCGGTCGACGCGTTGCGGCTGCTCTGCGGGGTGACCTGGGACGGAGTTCCGGTCGCCGCGGTGGAGGCGGGCTCACCCGCGGCCGGGGAGCTGCTGCGGGACTGGGGCGTCTGA
- a CDS encoding methyl-accepting chemotaxis protein, with amino-acid sequence MRVVSGFTLPRGARLSDASWAARHRIVTRLLWFHAPVFFVVGILGPRPTWEAILLPVLVGVWAAAATLVPSSSGKSSHTSVGLIACTFVAIELTGGEMSAHIHLYAVLIFVALYQQWTPLASSIAVVVVHHGVLGLIAPDRVFGDHHMGVAAALVMVAVHAGLLTLEVAGIVIFWHFAEQAERENEALAQQAEQARRDVERAEQESRERAAEDLRIRSEQTAEQARQITADVAGISGEAHAAISAVASVDRELAALTASVGDIARRSAAAAETAAGGKEAASSAGEKVRALERSVAEIAEVNALIASLAEQTNLLALNATIEAARAGELGKGFAVVAGEVKDLARETATSVERVKQVITAIVAETDDVAQTFASTTGAVDEIHKVQLNIAASVEEQALMLAEVTTQLSNATSAADQVLAGLQTLSARAGS; translated from the coding sequence ATGAGGGTTGTGAGCGGGTTCACTCTGCCGCGTGGCGCCCGGCTCTCCGACGCGTCGTGGGCGGCGCGGCATCGGATCGTCACGCGCCTCCTCTGGTTTCACGCGCCTGTCTTCTTCGTGGTCGGCATCCTCGGTCCCCGGCCCACCTGGGAGGCGATCCTGCTGCCGGTGCTGGTCGGGGTGTGGGCCGCCGCGGCCACGCTGGTGCCCTCGTCCAGCGGCAAGTCGTCGCACACCAGCGTCGGGCTGATCGCCTGCACGTTCGTGGCGATCGAGCTGACCGGCGGCGAGATGTCGGCGCACATCCACCTGTACGCCGTGCTGATCTTCGTGGCGCTGTATCAGCAGTGGACTCCGCTGGCGTCGTCGATCGCCGTTGTCGTGGTGCATCACGGGGTGCTCGGGCTGATCGCGCCGGACCGGGTGTTCGGCGATCATCACATGGGTGTCGCCGCGGCGCTCGTCATGGTCGCGGTGCACGCCGGGCTGCTCACCCTCGAGGTGGCCGGCATCGTGATCTTCTGGCACTTCGCGGAGCAGGCCGAACGCGAGAACGAGGCGCTCGCCCAGCAGGCCGAGCAGGCCCGGCGGGACGTCGAACGGGCCGAGCAGGAATCCCGCGAACGCGCGGCCGAGGATCTGCGGATCCGCTCCGAGCAGACCGCCGAGCAGGCCCGGCAGATCACCGCCGACGTGGCCGGGATCAGCGGGGAGGCGCACGCCGCGATCTCGGCGGTCGCGTCGGTGGACCGGGAGCTCGCCGCGCTCACCGCGTCGGTCGGGGACATCGCCCGCCGGTCCGCGGCGGCCGCCGAGACCGCGGCCGGTGGCAAGGAGGCGGCGTCGTCGGCCGGCGAGAAGGTACGGGCCCTGGAGCGCTCGGTCGCCGAGATCGCCGAGGTGAACGCGCTCATCGCGTCGCTGGCCGAGCAGACGAACCTGCTCGCGCTCAACGCCACCATCGAGGCGGCCCGCGCCGGTGAGCTCGGCAAGGGGTTCGCCGTCGTGGCGGGCGAGGTGAAGGACCTGGCCCGGGAGACCGCGACATCGGTGGAACGGGTCAAGCAGGTGATCACCGCGATCGTCGCCGAGACCGACGACGTGGCGCAGACGTTCGCGTCCACCACCGGAGCCGTCGACGAGATCCACAAGGTGCAGCTCAACATCGCGGCGTCGGTGGAGGAGCAGGCCCTGATGCTCGCCGAGGTCACCACCCAGCTGTCGAACGCCACCTCGGCGGCCGACCAGGTGCTGGCCGGTCTGCAGACCCTGTCCGCCCGCGCCGGATCTTGA